One stretch of Lucilia cuprina isolate Lc7/37 chromosome 6, ASM2204524v1, whole genome shotgun sequence DNA includes these proteins:
- the LOC111677234 gene encoding uncharacterized protein LOC111677234: protein MESSSVQCSNCDKYFNNDDIICASTKCGHLYHQTCLKAKFEKDSRLCDGRYRCSATCYPRYCRRVYLQFNTFNWFEIKPKIFKRDEKEFADRVLMLGTNKKGHNIYAARVLLEDTVKKCYYNAQTEQIYADFECNSEYVSKTYEILDISQDTEHQYIWEDCRQTSSNDYYKNNKILLRIPTRNVI from the coding sequence atggaaTCATCAAGTGTTCAATGCTCAAATTgtgataaatatttcaataacgaTGACATTATTTGCGCATCAACCAAATGTGGACATTTGTATCATCAAACATGTTTGAAGGCCAAGTTTGAAAAGGATTCTCGATTATGTGATGGTAGATATCGGTGTTCAGCGACTTGTTATCCACGCTATTGTCGACGTGTGTATTTACAGTTTAATACGTTCAATTGGTTCGAAATAAAACCCAAAATCTTTAAACGTGATGAAAAGGAGTTCGCGGACAGAGTTTTAATGTTGGGCACCAATAAAAAAGGTCACAATATATATGCCGCTCGTGTTCTTCTTGAAGATACAgttaaaaaatgttactataatGCGCAAACCGAACAGATATATGCTGATTTTGAATGCAATTCAGAATATGTCTCTAAGACATATGAAATTTTAGATATAAGCCAGGATACGGAACATCAATATATTTGGGAAGATTGCCGACAAACATCATCTaatgattattataaaaataataaaatattattaaggaTACCTACCCGAAATGTAATATAA
- the LOC111677235 gene encoding uncharacterized protein LOC111677235, whose amino-acid sequence MNSQSVLCSLCLDNLNDSKDVYSIIKCGHIYHKECLRKIIYKRTCSICHVQYDKRQCRKLNAYSESNAQREDGYYPWEYSWIYCDSKTLMEPQELSKTCLKLGTDTKNDDIYAARVFLDGKILPAYYVAARKCAITTFGGHVYQLKEDIDLLDISGDDLRLYKWQPFENDQLPVNAFDITPCSLGLLSSDVDGPDNLDEKLFIVRGVYKAFENEEIEFNTNGNEICEVLVRYP is encoded by the exons ATGAATTCTCAAAGTGTTCTGTGTAGTTTATGTTTGGAtaatttaaatgattctaaggacgtatattctataataaaatgTGGTCACATTTATCATAAAGAGTGcctaagaaaaattatatacaaaagaaCGTGCAGCATTTGTCATGTACAGTACGATAAACGACAGTGTCGTAAATTAAATGCATATTCAGAATCGAACGCCCAAAGAGAAGATGGCTATTATCCTTGGGAATATAGTTGGATATATTGTGATTCCAAAACACTTATGGAACCACAGGAATTGTCTAAAACTTGCCTTAAACTGGGAACTGATACCAAAAATGATGATATTTACGCAGCAAGAGTTTTTCTTGATGGAAAGATATTACCAGCTTATTATGTAGCCGCCCGTAAGTGTGCCATTACAACTTTTGGCGGTCATGTGTATCAGCTAAAAGAGGATATTGATCTTCTGGATATTAGTGGAGATGATCTACGTTTATATAAATGGCAACCATTTGAAAACGATCAGCTACCTGTAAATGCATTTGATATAACGCCGTGCTCTTTGGGTTTATTGTCGAGTGATGTTGATGGACCAGATAATTTGGACGAGAAGCTTTTTATTGTTCGTGGTGTATACAAAG cttTTGAAAACGAAGAGATCGAATTTAATACTAATGGCAATGAGATCTGCGAAGTTCTAGTAAGATATCCATAA
- the LOC111677226 gene encoding uncharacterized protein LOC111677226 → MSTLNILCAICSEYFKQNDTIYSTRCGHVFHKRCLFRWLRRSLTCPQCRKNCLKHNCHQLYINFVETVPNENGTEIEFPKCYDWLYIETDMDMTDIESFALKFGQDEEGNVIYAARGRFNGDLIPGYYVPQKKSVIVPWGFKSHTTTDDIELLDISNDNAEYKWVAASNGDIPENAFATGHTVMGDVLYTARAKHENMILYGKLHQRYNSAYVPFKDLEICTSTYEILVRKPKKNTTTNVQL, encoded by the coding sequence atgtctacgttaaatattttgtgtgcaaTTTGTAgtgaatattttaaacaaaacgatACAATATACTCGACCCGTTGTGGACATGTATTCCATAAGAGATGTCTGTTCAGGTGGCTAAGACGTTCATTAACCTGTCCACAATGTCGAAAGAATTGTTTGAAACATAATTGTCATCAgttgtatattaattttgtggAAACGGTACCTAATGAAAACGGAACGGAAATAGAATTTCCTAAATGTTACGATTGGCTTTATATAGAGACAGATATGGATATGACTGATATAGAGAGTTTTGCTTTGAAATTTGGTCAGGATGAAGAGGGCAATGTTATATATGCCGCTCGTGGTCGATTCAATGGTGATCTTATACCTGGCTATTATGTACCTCAAAAGAAATCCGTTATTGTTCCTTGGGGTTTTAAATCACACACAACTACTGATGACATTGAATTATTGGACATTTCAAATGATAATGCAGAATACAAATGGGTTGCAGCATCAAATGGTGATATACCCGAAAATGCCTTTGCCACTGGACACACTGTCATGGGTGATGTTCTCTATACGGCGCGAGCAAAACATGAGAATATGATATTATATGGTAAACTGCATCAACGTTATAATTCAGCATATGTGCCTTTTAAAGATCTGGAAATTTGTACTAGTACCTACGAGATTTTAGTGAGGAAAcctaaaaaaaatactacta